Proteins encoded together in one Gammaproteobacteria bacterium window:
- a CDS encoding PspC domain-containing protein — MSTPESPTPTSTPKVLRRSASDKVIAGVAGGLGRYLGIDSVIIRIILLILLVAGGSGFLIYLIGWIAIPMEKPGDNVGPATGQASSATVLIGSTLIIIGGFMILNRIVPSISKFILPVIVIIIGLAVIVGGRR; from the coding sequence ATGAGCACGCCTGAGAGCCCGACGCCGACGAGCACGCCGAAGGTCCTCCGACGAAGTGCAAGCGACAAGGTCATCGCAGGAGTCGCAGGTGGTTTGGGACGCTATCTGGGCATCGACTCGGTGATCATCCGGATCATCCTGCTCATCTTGCTCGTCGCAGGCGGTTCGGGTTTCCTGATCTATCTGATCGGGTGGATCGCCATACCGATGGAAAAGCCCGGCGACAACGTCGGGCCGGCGACCGGCCAGGCAAGCAGCGCAACGGTACTGATTGGCAGCACGCTGATCATCATCGGTGGGTTCATGATCCTCAACCGTATCGTCCCAAGCATCAGCAAGTTCATCCTGCCGGTCATCGTGATCATCATCGGTCTGGCGGTGATCGTTGGAGGCAGACGATGA
- the fabH gene encoding beta-ketoacyl-ACP synthase III, which translates to MALRSRITGVGSYVPPKVVTNEDLSRLFDTSDEWITQRTGIKQRHWVEGSTSTSDLALEASRQALASAGVGPEDLDMIFFATISPDHFFPGSGVFLQRKLGISDIPAIDVRQQCTGFIYGTSMADQYIRTGSARRVLVVGAEIHSKGLDLSSEGRDVTVLFGDGAGAIVMEATDVQDPAVDPHVFSTHLHADGTFAEELWVEAPGMAVGDRMVTYEIIDRGQIYPKMNGRKVYVNAIKRMPEAITETIEANGVALEDVDLFVFHQANLRINEAVAQRMGIPEEKVFNTIDRFANTTAATIPIGLHEAEKAEVLQPGMLVASASFGSGFTWASMLIRW; encoded by the coding sequence ATGGCACTCCGTTCGCGAATCACGGGCGTCGGAAGCTACGTCCCGCCGAAGGTCGTCACCAACGAAGACCTCAGTCGGCTCTTCGACACGTCCGACGAGTGGATCACCCAGCGGACCGGCATCAAGCAACGACACTGGGTGGAAGGTTCCACATCCACCTCCGATCTGGCACTGGAAGCGTCCCGACAGGCCCTCGCATCGGCAGGAGTCGGCCCCGAGGACCTGGACATGATCTTCTTCGCGACCATCAGTCCGGATCACTTCTTCCCCGGCAGCGGCGTATTCCTCCAGCGCAAGTTGGGAATCTCCGACATCCCTGCGATCGACGTCCGCCAGCAGTGCACCGGATTCATCTACGGCACTTCGATGGCCGACCAATACATCCGAACAGGATCGGCACGCCGGGTTCTCGTCGTAGGCGCCGAGATCCACTCCAAAGGCCTCGACCTCAGCTCTGAAGGTCGCGATGTCACCGTGCTCTTTGGGGATGGCGCCGGAGCGATCGTCATGGAAGCCACCGACGTCCAGGACCCTGCGGTCGATCCGCATGTCTTCTCCACACATTTGCACGCCGACGGCACGTTTGCCGAAGAGTTGTGGGTCGAGGCCCCAGGAATGGCCGTCGGTGACCGCATGGTGACCTACGAGATCATCGACCGCGGCCAAATCTATCCCAAGATGAACGGCCGCAAGGTGTACGTCAACGCGATCAAGCGCATGCCGGAAGCGATCACCGAGACCATCGAGGCCAACGGTGTCGCTCTCGAAGACGTCGACCTCTTCGTTTTTCACCAGGCCAATCTCCGGATCAACGAGGCCGTCGCCCAACGCATGGGGATTCCCGAGGAGAAGGTGTTCAACACAATCGACCGGTTTGCCAACACGACCGCCGCAACGATCCCGATCGGACTTCACGAGGCCGAGAAAGCCGAAGTCCTGCAGCCGGGGATGCTGGTGGCATCGGCATCCTTCGGCAGCGGATTCACCTGGGCATCGATGCTGATCCGGTGGTGA
- a CDS encoding FAD-dependent oxidoreductase — MATALNPTQRSRDLDRLRNETFDVLVIGGGITGTGAALDAASRGLSVGLIEQRDLASGTSSRSSKLIHGGLRYLEQLNFRLVWEALHERGLLLDRIAPHLVRPVSFLYPLTHRVWERLYVGAGVTMYDLFARAGVNPLPRHQQLSRKRAIELFPSLRKDSLVGAIRYWDAQEDDARFVLTVARTAAGLGAAIAPSLTATGLRKGGDRVTGVEARCLERGETFTISARAVINATGVWTDKIQDLAGRGAIHVRSSKGIHLVVPRDRIRGDAGLITKTEKSVLFVIPWNDHWIIGTTDTDWDLDLAHPAASSTDIDYLLRHINQVIDPPLSHDDVEGVFAGLRPLLYGESDSTSKLSREHAVTEVVPGLITVAGGKYTTYRVMAKDAIDAAVESLSPDTPPSATHDLALAGAEGYRDLWDRREQVAAKQGLPLETVEHLLHRYGSMIEDIFRLIDADPTLGETLSGEYLKAEIVYAASHEGALHLDDVLTRRTRISVETKDRGTDVAEEAARLIGPLLGWDEQTRRQEVAYYLARVEAERDSQRQPDDRTADAVRLGAPDIRKST, encoded by the coding sequence ATGGCAACCGCCCTCAACCCGACGCAACGCAGCAGGGACCTCGATCGGCTGCGGAACGAAACATTCGACGTGCTGGTCATCGGTGGTGGAATCACAGGGACCGGTGCTGCCCTCGACGCCGCATCACGCGGTCTCTCGGTTGGCCTGATCGAACAACGCGACCTCGCTTCAGGAACATCGAGCCGATCTAGCAAGCTCATCCACGGTGGCCTCCGCTACCTCGAGCAACTCAACTTCCGTCTCGTGTGGGAGGCGCTGCACGAACGCGGCCTCCTGTTGGACCGCATCGCCCCGCACCTGGTCCGCCCGGTCTCGTTCCTCTACCCGCTCACCCATCGTGTCTGGGAACGGCTCTACGTGGGAGCCGGAGTCACGATGTACGACCTGTTCGCCAGAGCAGGCGTCAACCCGCTCCCACGGCACCAGCAGCTCTCCCGAAAACGTGCAATCGAGCTTTTCCCTTCCCTGCGTAAGGACAGCCTCGTCGGGGCAATTCGCTACTGGGACGCGCAAGAGGACGACGCCCGCTTTGTCCTGACCGTTGCGCGCACCGCCGCAGGACTTGGTGCCGCCATTGCGCCCAGCCTGACCGCCACCGGACTCCGCAAGGGCGGTGATCGAGTCACCGGAGTCGAGGCCCGCTGTCTCGAACGTGGAGAGACCTTCACGATCAGTGCCCGAGCCGTCATCAACGCCACCGGCGTCTGGACCGACAAGATCCAGGACCTCGCGGGTCGCGGGGCAATCCACGTGCGCTCCTCCAAAGGCATCCACCTGGTAGTGCCCAGAGATCGCATCCGTGGAGACGCAGGCCTGATCACCAAGACCGAGAAGAGCGTCCTGTTCGTCATACCCTGGAACGACCACTGGATCATCGGCACGACGGACACCGACTGGGATCTGGACCTCGCCCACCCCGCCGCTTCGAGCACGGACATCGACTACCTGCTCAGGCACATCAACCAGGTCATCGATCCACCCCTCAGTCACGATGATGTCGAAGGTGTGTTCGCCGGCTTGCGTCCCCTCCTCTACGGCGAATCCGATTCGACGTCCAAGCTGAGCCGTGAGCATGCGGTCACCGAGGTTGTACCCGGTCTCATCACCGTCGCGGGCGGCAAGTACACCACCTATCGGGTCATGGCCAAGGATGCCATCGACGCCGCAGTAGAGAGTCTCAGTCCAGATACACCACCATCAGCAACGCACGATCTCGCTCTTGCAGGAGCCGAGGGCTACCGGGACCTGTGGGACCGAAGGGAGCAGGTCGCCGCGAAGCAAGGCCTCCCCCTCGAAACCGTCGAGCACCTCCTGCACCGGTACGGCTCGATGATCGAAGATATCTTCCGGCTGATCGATGCCGACCCGACGCTGGGCGAGACGCTCTCCGGCGAATACCTCAAAGCCGAGATCGTCTACGCGGCCTCCCATGAGGGAGCACTGCATCTCGACGACGTCCTCACGCGAAGGACCAGGATCTCGGTCGAGACCAAAGACCGCGGAACCGACGTCGCTGAAGAGGCCGCCCGGCTCATCGGGCCTTTGCTCGGCTGGGATGAGCAAACCCGGCGGCAGGAGGTGGCCTACTACCTCGCACGGGTTGAGGCCGAACGAGACTCTCAACGCCAACCCGACGACCGTACAGCCGACGCGGTTCGTCTCGGGGCTCCGGACATTCGCAAGTCGACCTGA
- a CDS encoding ABC transporter permease subunit yields the protein MLVAIPLVFLGYFFAYPLGAILTKSLLQAGRVDLAPFAEVFRRGTLRNAIWFTVWQATASMLLTLVVALPAAYVFARYRFPGKSVLRAAITVPFVLPTVVVGTAFLALLGPTGLIDLSGTVWLILIAHVFFNYAIVVRTVGGFWANLDPRLEEAARMLGAGRWRTFRTVTLPLLRPALAAAGSIVFLFTFTSFGVILILGGLRFATIEVEIWRQTISYLQLPIASALAVIQLVGVTSILFAYSRYQQRRMIELPLRPAQEVSRVPRTLRDRAIVGTTLGFTGLFLGTPLAVLIERSLRTDTGFGFAAYRSLATPTSALFVPPVEAIRNSILFALTATVIAVTVGMAAAAIVAYRTGLLSRAFDVLLMLPLGTSAVTIGFGFLVALGRPVDLRTSPVLIPIAHALVAIPFVVRTAVPVMRSVKEKLREAAAMLGAPPSRVWRRIDLPMVFRAGLVGAGFAFAISLGEFGATSFIARPATPTLPIAIFRLLGRPGTLDQALALATVLMVLTALSILLIERFRFGELGDF from the coding sequence ATCCTCGTCGCGATCCCTCTGGTTTTCCTTGGCTACTTCTTCGCGTACCCGCTTGGAGCGATTCTCACCAAGAGTCTCCTCCAGGCGGGGCGCGTCGACCTGGCGCCTTTCGCCGAGGTGTTTCGCCGCGGCACCCTGCGAAACGCCATCTGGTTCACCGTGTGGCAGGCGACCGCGTCCATGCTGCTCACCCTGGTCGTCGCGTTGCCGGCGGCATATGTCTTCGCGCGGTACCGGTTCCCGGGCAAGAGCGTGCTTCGTGCGGCAATCACCGTTCCGTTCGTGCTCCCGACCGTCGTCGTCGGAACGGCCTTTCTGGCGCTCCTCGGACCGACCGGACTGATCGATCTCAGCGGCACCGTGTGGCTGATCCTCATCGCCCATGTCTTCTTCAACTACGCCATCGTCGTGCGTACCGTCGGCGGGTTTTGGGCGAATCTCGATCCTCGGCTCGAAGAGGCGGCACGAATGCTGGGCGCGGGACGGTGGCGCACGTTCCGTACCGTCACATTGCCGCTGCTCCGACCTGCGCTGGCGGCGGCAGGATCGATCGTGTTCCTGTTCACCTTCACGTCCTTCGGAGTGATCCTCATCCTTGGAGGCCTCCGCTTCGCCACGATCGAAGTCGAGATCTGGCGCCAGACAATCTCGTATCTGCAGTTGCCGATCGCGAGTGCGCTCGCCGTGATTCAACTCGTCGGCGTCACCTCGATCCTGTTCGCGTACTCGCGCTACCAGCAGCGGCGCATGATCGAACTGCCCCTCCGCCCGGCGCAGGAAGTGTCACGAGTGCCGAGGACCTTGCGCGACCGGGCCATCGTCGGTACCACCCTTGGCTTCACCGGTCTCTTCCTCGGAACTCCTCTGGCAGTACTCATCGAACGCTCCCTGCGGACCGACACCGGGTTCGGGTTCGCTGCCTACCGATCCCTCGCCACACCGACATCCGCCCTCTTCGTCCCGCCGGTGGAAGCCATCCGAAACTCGATCCTCTTCGCCCTCACAGCGACCGTGATTGCAGTGACCGTCGGCATGGCGGCTGCGGCAATCGTTGCCTATCGGACGGGCCTTCTCTCCAGAGCTTTCGACGTGCTGCTGATGCTCCCGCTCGGCACGTCTGCGGTGACGATCGGATTCGGTTTCCTCGTGGCGCTCGGGCGACCGGTCGACCTGAGGACCTCACCGGTGCTGATACCGATCGCCCACGCGCTCGTCGCGATCCCGTTCGTCGTGCGAACCGCCGTTCCGGTAATGCGGTCCGTGAAGGAGAAGCTGCGCGAAGCTGCGGCAATGCTCGGTGCTCCCCCTTCCCGCGTGTGGCGACGGATCGACCTCCCGATGGTGTTTCGCGCCGGACTGGTAGGCGCAGGGTTCGCGTTCGCCATATCTCTCGGAGAGTTCGGTGCCACCAGTTTCATTGCCCGGCCGGCGACACCCACGTTGCCGATCGCGATCTTCCGTCTGCTCGGGCGGCCAGGCACCCTCGATCAAGCGCTGGCGCTCGCAACGGTGCTCATGGTGCTGACCGCACTCTCGATACTCCTCATCGAGCGGTTCCGCTTCGGCGAGTTAGGTGACTTCTGA
- a CDS encoding thiamine ABC transporter substrate-binding protein, whose translation MRRTPKVRRLGGLAIALTLIVAACSPTGSAPKESSTTTSESTTQPAETTAQPTEIVLLTHDAFAVSDNVLADFTSQTGVKVKLLQSDDAGTMLNQAILTKDNPIADVMFGIDNTFLSRALSEGIFDPYASPGLATVPKALQLDPEHHVTPIDFGDVCLNYDKAAFQGDVPAPTSLLDLTDPAYRDMLVVEDPATSSPGLAFLLATIAEFGEEGDYTWKDFWADLAANGVKVDAGWTEAYYSDFSAASDGTRPLVVSYASSPPAEVIFSETPLTSAPTAVITDGCFRQIEFAGILAGTEHPDAARKLIDFMLSKEFQEDIPLNMFVFPANSQAALPPEFIEFTTLPEHPESLDPALIEQNRERWIEDWTEIIRK comes from the coding sequence ATGCGTAGAACACCAAAGGTCCGCCGTCTCGGCGGACTCGCCATTGCACTGACCCTGATCGTCGCGGCATGCAGCCCGACAGGATCGGCACCGAAGGAATCGAGTACCACGACAAGCGAGAGCACCACCCAACCCGCAGAGACCACCGCCCAACCCACCGAAATCGTCCTGCTCACCCACGATGCATTCGCCGTCTCGGACAATGTCCTCGCAGACTTCACCTCCCAGACCGGTGTCAAAGTCAAGCTGTTGCAGTCGGACGATGCCGGGACGATGCTCAATCAGGCGATCCTCACGAAGGACAACCCGATTGCGGACGTGATGTTCGGCATCGACAACACATTCCTCTCGCGGGCCTTGTCGGAAGGTATCTTCGATCCGTATGCGTCACCGGGCCTGGCAACGGTGCCCAAGGCGCTCCAACTCGACCCCGAGCACCACGTCACCCCGATCGACTTCGGCGACGTCTGTCTCAACTACGACAAGGCCGCGTTCCAGGGAGACGTTCCAGCCCCAACTTCACTTCTCGACCTGACCGACCCGGCCTATCGAGACATGCTCGTCGTCGAAGATCCGGCGACGTCGTCACCCGGCTTGGCGTTTCTGCTGGCAACGATCGCCGAGTTCGGTGAGGAGGGCGACTACACCTGGAAGGACTTCTGGGCAGACTTGGCGGCAAACGGAGTCAAGGTCGACGCCGGATGGACGGAGGCCTACTACTCGGACTTCTCCGCTGCGTCGGATGGAACACGGCCCCTGGTCGTCTCCTACGCGTCGTCCCCGCCGGCAGAGGTGATCTTCTCCGAGACCCCGCTCACCAGCGCGCCGACGGCCGTCATCACCGACGGGTGCTTCCGTCAGATCGAGTTCGCAGGGATCCTCGCGGGCACCGAGCATCCGGACGCCGCCCGGAAACTCATCGACTTCATGCTCTCGAAAGAGTTCCAGGAGGACATCCCCCTGAACATGTTCGTCTTCCCTGCGAATTCCCAAGCCGCGTTGCCACCCGAGTTCATCGAGTTCACAACGCTGCCTGAGCACCCGGAGTCCCTGGACCCGGCGCTCATCGAACAGAACAGGGAACGCTGGATCGAGGACTGGACGGAGATCATACGAAAGTGA
- a CDS encoding ATP-binding cassette domain-containing protein — protein sequence MLEVKDLAVSFEGVPFLHDVNLTVTDGTVVAILGPSGSGKTTLLRTIAGLQRFDSGSIAWDGKLLDHTPPHARGFGLMFQDYALFPHMTVGANVAFGIEDRPDVDRRVAEVLGWVGLAGYEHRGVGHLSGGEQQRVALARSLAPEPKVLMLDEPVGSLDRTLRERIVPELRDLFVTHNITAIYVTHDQEEAFGIADWIVILRDGTVAQAGTPEQVWRAPVDAWVARFLGFANVVTVNVSGGIATAPWGTFEAPGVSDGAGQVIIRQDAITTNGPLEAVVAQRSFRGGHYTTHLEMPDGTILQAELDHAEEPGTSIRFRIDPDGVVGL from the coding sequence ATGCTCGAAGTGAAGGACCTCGCCGTCTCCTTCGAAGGAGTGCCATTCCTCCACGATGTGAACCTCACCGTGACGGACGGAACGGTCGTCGCGATCCTCGGTCCCAGCGGAAGTGGAAAGACGACGCTGCTGCGAACCATCGCCGGCCTGCAGCGCTTCGACTCCGGGTCCATCGCCTGGGACGGCAAGTTGCTCGACCACACACCGCCGCACGCACGAGGCTTCGGGCTGATGTTCCAGGACTACGCCCTGTTTCCGCATATGACAGTCGGCGCAAACGTCGCCTTCGGTATCGAGGACCGCCCCGATGTGGACCGCAGAGTCGCAGAAGTACTCGGCTGGGTCGGGCTTGCAGGCTACGAGCATCGCGGCGTGGGACATCTCTCCGGCGGGGAACAGCAGCGGGTCGCCCTGGCTCGTTCGCTCGCTCCCGAGCCGAAGGTCCTGATGCTCGACGAGCCGGTCGGATCTCTCGACCGGACGTTGAGAGAGCGGATCGTTCCGGAGCTCAGAGATCTCTTCGTGACTCACAACATCACCGCGATCTACGTCACCCACGACCAGGAGGAGGCATTTGGGATCGCCGACTGGATCGTCATCCTACGAGATGGCACAGTTGCGCAAGCTGGTACTCCCGAGCAGGTGTGGCGAGCACCGGTGGACGCGTGGGTGGCCCGGTTTCTCGGGTTCGCCAACGTGGTCACGGTCAACGTGTCCGGCGGGATCGCCACCGCACCGTGGGGCACGTTCGAAGCCCCAGGAGTCTCCGACGGCGCCGGCCAAGTGATCATCAGACAGGATGCCATCACGACAAACGGTCCGCTCGAAGCTGTCGTCGCGCAACGCAGCTTCAGGGGAGGCCACTACACGACCCATCTCGAGATGCCCGACGGGACGATCCTCCAGGCCGAACTCGACCACGCCGAGGAGCCCGGCACATCGATCCGTTTCCGCATCGACCCCGACGGAGTCGTCGGCCTATGA
- a CDS encoding YbgC/FadM family acyl-CoA thioesterase yields MARTTTIKVRFYELDPYSHVNHTAYFGYFETARIEALEAVGLGMDQMSAAGIHLVVVEMNARFIRPAVSGDTLRIESELVERRRASSIWRQRMFRDDTLIATLEIRAAVTGLDGKPTRFPPEFAEAFEAL; encoded by the coding sequence ATGGCACGCACGACGACCATCAAGGTCCGCTTCTATGAACTGGACCCCTACAGCCACGTGAACCACACCGCGTACTTCGGCTACTTCGAAACCGCTCGCATCGAGGCCCTCGAAGCGGTGGGACTCGGCATGGATCAAATGTCGGCCGCAGGCATCCACCTGGTGGTCGTCGAGATGAATGCCCGATTCATTCGCCCCGCGGTCTCCGGGGATACGCTGCGTATCGAGTCCGAGCTCGTAGAGCGCCGTCGGGCGTCGTCCATATGGCGGCAGCGAATGTTCCGAGACGACACGTTGATCGCGACGCTCGAGATCCGCGCGGCGGTCACCGGCCTCGACGGCAAGCCGACCCGCTTCCCGCCCGAGTTCGCCGAGGCGTTTGAAGCGCTCTGA
- a CDS encoding zinc-binding dehydrogenase, with the protein MKAWLLHDIGGPESFTLEEVETPSPGPGEVRVRLQISALNHLDIWSSMGMPKPPLPHVAGADGSGVIDALGADVAGMAIGDEVIVNPSLSCGHCAACLRGDTPFCDTYQILGEHRWGTFAEQVVVPAHNITAKPSSLSWEEAGAYGLAYGTAYRMLHRARLQGGETLLVIGVGGGVSSAGMLIGKAMGANVYVTSRDPEKIEKAISLGADGGFLSDESYDRALKAAIGAGANVVLENVGKPTWDTSIRSLEKGGRLVTCGATGGTTVELTVPRLFFKQLEIIGSTMYDFGEFASTTRLVATGRVPVLVDSVFGFDDLPSALGRMQGKDQFGKILLRHG; encoded by the coding sequence ATGAAAGCTTGGCTCCTTCACGACATCGGCGGACCGGAATCCTTCACCCTCGAGGAGGTCGAAACTCCGAGCCCCGGGCCCGGTGAAGTCCGTGTTCGCCTGCAAATCTCGGCCCTCAACCATCTCGACATCTGGTCGTCCATGGGGATGCCGAAACCCCCGCTCCCCCACGTTGCCGGCGCGGACGGTTCAGGCGTCATCGACGCCCTCGGTGCAGATGTCGCCGGAATGGCCATCGGCGACGAAGTCATCGTCAACCCGTCTCTCTCGTGTGGACACTGCGCAGCGTGTCTGCGCGGCGACACACCATTCTGTGACACCTACCAGATCCTCGGTGAACACCGCTGGGGGACCTTCGCTGAGCAGGTCGTTGTCCCGGCCCACAACATCACGGCGAAGCCTTCCTCCCTGAGCTGGGAGGAGGCGGGCGCGTACGGCCTCGCCTACGGCACCGCATACCGCATGTTGCACAGGGCCCGTCTCCAGGGTGGTGAAACGCTGCTGGTCATCGGCGTCGGAGGTGGTGTCTCGAGCGCAGGAATGCTCATCGGCAAGGCGATGGGAGCAAACGTGTATGTCACCTCCCGGGACCCAGAGAAGATCGAGAAGGCGATCTCACTGGGAGCGGACGGCGGCTTCCTTTCTGATGAGAGCTATGACCGCGCTCTCAAGGCCGCCATCGGCGCCGGCGCGAATGTCGTACTCGAGAACGTGGGGAAGCCGACGTGGGACACTTCCATTCGCTCCCTCGAAAAGGGCGGCCGTCTCGTCACCTGTGGAGCAACGGGAGGAACGACCGTGGAGCTCACCGTTCCGAGATTGTTCTTCAAACAGCTCGAGATCATCGGGTCGACCATGTACGACTTCGGTGAGTTCGCATCGACGACACGCCTCGTTGCCACAGGGCGGGTGCCGGTACTCGTCGACTCCGTCTTCGGTTTCGACGACCTCCCCTCGGCTCTGGGCCGCATGCAAGGGAAAGATCAGTTCGGCAAGATCCTGCTGCGGCACGGATGA